A segment of the Moorena sp. SIOASIH genome:
TACCCCAGCCCGGAAAATGAACATCCCACTGTTCCAGCTGAATCGACCAGTAGACAAAAATTCCTCAGCTGTCTCCTGGTTAGGCTTTTCAGTGAACCGACTGACCTGATACACTGGCAATCCCTCAAACGTGCCAGTCTTCTCACCTTGCTCAATGTAACCGTAGCCTGTGGAAGGGTATTGGGGGGTGATGCCTAAGGTCACAATCGATGACTCAGCGGCAGCCAATTGAGCAGCCGCCTTGATAGTTTGCTGAAACCCTTGCTCATCTTCAATCCAGTGGTCAGCAGGGAAAAAGCCCACTACCGCATCTTCTCCGTAAGCCTTAGCAATCTCTAGAGTTGCCCAAGCCACCGCTGGTGCTGTATCCCGTCCTTCTGGTTCCGCTAATAGATGCTTCTGGGGTAATGATGGTAGTTGTTGAGTCACTCCCTCAGCTAACATAGCAGAAGTAATCACCCACAAGTGTTCTGGCCCGACCGTCAGCTTACTCAATCGGTCAGCCGTTGCCTGCAAAAGACTCTTGCCACTACCATCCAAACATAAAAACTGCTTGGGTCGGTGCTTACGGCTCAACGGCCAAAACCGTTCACCTTTGCCACCAGCAAGAATCACAGGGATGAGAGAGTTATCCATGATGTAGCCTTAACTGTAGTTTTCTGCTACATACTAACCTCACTTTCCCTGATTCAGCTGGTATAGGCTGTAGATTATGAAAAATAGTTAAAGTACTTGTTTAGCCATTACATTAGTCATTACATTAGTCCTTAAATTAGTCATTTGTCCACCAATTCCTTCTTCCCTGTTCAGGGATTGCTGTTGTGCATTGATCACAAAGGACTAATCACTCATTGATGTTCCTAAAAGCGCTTTCACCAGGAGCTTTAGCCGTGGGTAGCCAAAGCGCTTTTTTCAATTAAGCCACTTTGAAGGTAGGCACAATGGTTTATTGGCTTTGACTTATAGACTTATAGACTAATAGGCAAAGAACGTAAGCATTCAGCCGTCAACCGTCAGCCGTCAGCCGTCAGCCGTCAGCATTCAGCTGACCTAACAAAGATTAAACGAATGCTTACTTGTTTTATTTAAAAGCTCAAAGCTGATAGCTGAGAGCTGATAGCTGAGAGCTGATAGCTGAATGCTTAGCAAAGAAGAATATCTTAAACTGTACCCACAGGCTACAGTTTAATTGGATAGCCAACTATAGGCTTGGAACTTGAATCCTTTAACAGTCATCACAATTCATAGGTAGATTTGGATACAGGTGTGATTAATAATGCCTCAGCTTCAACACCCCAACCATCACCCCAAGAGGGTGATACAGGAGTTTCCTACTCTCAGCTTGACCTGACTACAGACCTAGACGCTTCTGTGTCTGGATTAAGATTAACCTTTGCCCCCTATTTGCGGTGGGTATTCTGGAGTAGCGCTTTTGTCCTGACAGCAGTTATTTCTGCGGCTTTGGGAGCCACCTTAGCCCTAGTTACCCCATTGTCGCCCCTGATTAAATCCCATTCTCAACCCCAAAACTCCGAAATCCCCCAGAATCAACCAGCTGCTTCTGACCACAAATCTTGGCGTAAGAGCTTTCCCTATAACCTGTCACGACCGGTGAATATCCTGGTGATGGGTATAGACCGAGTCCCAGATGCGTTGCCAGGTTCCCCAGAGGTTTTTGGTGGTCGCAGTGATACCCTATTGCTGTTGCGCTTAGACCCCAAGGACCACTCCGTGAATATGCTTTCAATTCCACGGGATACGAGAATAGAAATTCCCGGTGTTGGGATAGTTAAAATTAACGATGCCAATGTCAAAGGTGGATCTACCTTAACCGCAGAAGTGGTTAGCCGTACCTTAAATGATGTGCCAATTGATAGGTATGTGCGCATTACCACTGATGCATTTCGGGAACTTGTGGACTTGGTCGGTGGCCTGGAAGTCTTTGTGCCTGAGAAGATGGAATATGTAGATGTCACTCAGAAACTGGAAATTGATTTAGAACCAGGGTGGCAAACCTTGAATGGAGACCAAGCCGAACAATTTGCTCGATACCGAAAAGACAATGGTGATATTGCTCGGATACAGCGGCAGCAGATCTTACTCAAGGCACTGCGCCAGCGTTTAGTTACTCCCAGTGTGGTGCCTCGTTTACCAAAAATCCTGCGAGTGATGCAGCAGTATATTGATACCAATCTCAGCTTAGAGGAAATCTTGGCACTGGTCGGTTTTGGTCTAGACGTTGGCAAAGATAATATCAGAATGGTGCTCTTGCCCGGTCGATTCAGCAAGGCTGATGAATACATTGCCAGTTACTGGCTGATGAATTCACGAGGGCGAGACCGAGTGATGAGTGAGTATTTCGAGCAAGAGCCGAAATACAAGAGTTCATTAAAGCGCCGCCGTTCACCCCATCGGGTCAGAATTGCAATTCAAAATGCTACCGATGACCCAGAACTTGGTCGCCGTGTTGCCCGGTATTTAGCCAGAAATGACTTCTACAATGTCTATTATGTCTCAGATTGGCCTGACCGCTTGTCCCAGACTGAGATTATTGTTCAGCAAGGGGACATAAAAACAGCAGATATTGTCAAAAAAGTCCTGGGACTAGGTAGAGTAGAAGCATCCTCTACTGGTCATATCAAATCTGAGCTGACGATTCGAGTCGGTGAAGATTGGTTAGAGAGGGAGTTTTAGGGTTTAAGCTTGAAGGAGTCAGGTTGACGAGTGATTAAAATTGTTTGGCGACGCTTATTGGGACTAATTTTAGTTCTGGTTATGGCTTGGCTATGGGTGCTTTTATCGGCTACTCCTGCCTATGCTCAGGAGAATACAGTAAATCATGCCCTTACGGATTTGAGTTATCATGACTATTCCAATCAGAATTTAGTTGGTGGGGTATTTGCAGGCGCTGAAATGCGAGGCATAAACTTCCAAGGTGCTGACCTGAGTGGATCTATCTTCACCAAGGCCAATTTATTGAAAGCGAATCTCGAAGGTGCAAATCTGACCAATTCTTTGGCAGATCGGGTATTTTTAGACCAAGCTATTTTGACCAATGCTATTTTGACCAAGGCAATTATGAATAGCACCAGGTTTTACGATGCCGAGATAACTGGTGCTGATTTTACTGATGCCTTGATTGACCGCTATCAGGCTAAACTGATGTGTGAGCGTGCTACGGGGGTAAATCCTGTAACTGGTATCTCCACACGGGATAGTTTAGGCTGTCGCTAGGCTTAAGGAGTTGAGCTGGGCTAAGGGGTTCCAGAGCAGGATGTCTTGTAATAATTCCTGATAACCAGCCACATTGGGATGGAGACCATCTGGAGATAGGTGTTGAGAGCACCAATCATAACCACGGGAGCTCCATAAATCAAAAATGTCGAGATAGGGAATTTGACGCCTCAGACAAGCAAGGCGAGTTGCTTCTTTGTAGTAGTACTGGTCAGCATGATTGTAGTAAAAACAATCGAGAAAGGGCATTTTACTTTCATCCACTGGTACCATCCCCACAAATAGCACTGGACAGAGTTGCTGGGCTAGCTCAAGCAGATTGGCTAGTTCTTCCTGGAAACTATCAAAATTAGTAAAATTCTTGCCATCGGGACGTCCTAAACGGGCTGAATCGTTAACGCCCACCGATAAAATAATGGCATCTGGTACACGGTTTCTGAGTTCACCACGACTGCGAAATTCATGCTCTAGTCGCTTGTGGACTTGGGTAACCCCATCACCCCGAACTCCTAAATTGTAGAGTACATGACCAGGACTATCGGGTAACATCCACTGACGTCGCAGTCGCTCTACCCAGCCGCCACCTTCTGGGTCTCCAAATCCATAGATCAGACTATCTCCGAGGACAACCAACTTCAGGGGAGTTCTTTGGCGCTGATGGAATGACTCAAAGCTAGGAGCGGCAAGTGTTTGCATAGACAAGATTTATTTGGTCAGATAATTGTTAACAACTCGACACACTCTTGATAGCTTAGCAATGGTATGATTTTTTGTATATGTAAAAGGTACATGTACCACAGGAGTCAATCCAAGTACTCTGACCCCTAAGGTAGCCCATCGATGCGATCGCATTGACAGAACTCATTGACAGAACCCATTGACAGAACCCATTGACAGAACCCATTGACACAAACCATTGACACAAACCATTGACACAAACTATTGACACAGGAATTACGCATTGCCCCCTAAATCTCCCTTACCTTGGGGGACTTCCGTCAGTAGTAACCCCCACACCAAGGGAGGTTAGGGGGGAAAAACCAACTAAACTTCCTAAGTCCTATTACAGATCCCATTTACACATAATCCCATTTACACATAAGTAGGCTGGGATAGTTTGGTAGAACTTCCCAGCCTTGGTTAGATATATAGTTTCGGTATAGTTAGTAGATTAGGTATAGATAGTACAAATTGACTGTTCTTTCTTATTATTGTCATACATATCAAGGAATGTAAGTAGAAATCCCCCAACTTCACAAATTCTTTCTCTTTTTGGTGGTATATTATTAACCTCAAGAAAAGTTTTATGGCTTGTATCAAGGGTAACCCCTAGTTTAGGAGTGAAGTATGCTAAGGTAGAGGGGGCGATACTGATTGTAACCAGAAATAGCAACACATCATATACCTTATGCTGCACAAAAGCTATAACTTTGATTCAATGGACATTCTGCAACGGACGGAGCAGCTAGTAAGTGCAGCTTCTAATCGTTATCGGATAACTGTACAAGTGGCCAGCCGTGCCAAGCGCCGTCGCTTCGAAGATTTTGAAAGTCTAGATGAGCCATCCATGAAGCCAGTGCTGCGAGCAATTGTTGAGATGTCTGATGAACTGACCCAGCCAGAGATTATTGCGGACTAAGCTATAGTGCTGAGTGAGTCAGGGGGTAAGGGCGTCAGGGGCAAGAATAGTTCTTTCACCTAGTTTTATCTTAAGGTTGTGTCGGAATGTTCCATAGCCGTATCGAAGCAATGTACAAGACTAACGGAAATAGACTAGCGCTAGGTTTAGCTCTTACCACTTTGACCAGTGGTTTGCTAATACTCTGGGAATCCCACGACCAAGGGCCCGGTATTTTCCAGCTCCTAGGCTCACAGCCTGCTGTAGCCCAGTTTTTTATTCCCCCAGAGATTAGCAAGGTAGTATATCAGCGTTTACCGGATTTACCACAAGAGAACCAATACATTAGTAAAGAAAGCGGTGAAGTAGCTGCCAATAATACCCTGGTTAACCGCTTAATTCGGTATCACGTCTATGGTAAAAAACGGTTGCCCAATTACCGTTTTGATTGGAAATTGACCATGGCTGACTATCTAGGTGCGTACGATTACCTAGTCGCATCCCAGTATCCCAGTGGGAATACCTTAACCGAAAATCCGATGAAAGGGGATATTGCAGCGATAGAACAATTAACTCGTGCCGAACGGGATGCACTAGTAAGCGTTTTGGTCAGCATATTCAATCCCAATGGCACCGAAACTGTTGCACCAGAGTCGAGCACACAACCATCACCTGCCACACCATCACCTGCCACAACCTCCAACCCTACATCACCTGCCACAACCTCCAATCCTAGAAGAGGAGTATCTTTACCTCAACCAGGAGATGCTCAGTTACTCAAACCTAATTGACTTGTTGGTGAATTGGTCAGAACCAGGTTTATGGAACGTGTTGTTAAACATGGAGAAGGTTGGCGTATTGGTTGGGATCCGGAGGCTCCTAGCTATAAAGGTTTAGTCGGTGGCGAAGACTGGGCAATTGAGCTAACGGAGTCGGAGTTGAACGACTTTTGTCGGTTGTTGGTGCAATTAGCTCAGACTATGAGTGAGATGGCAAGTGAGTTGATGGACGAAGAGAAAATAACTTGTGAAGCAGAAAGTGATTGGCTGTGGATGGAGGTAGAGGGCTATCCTTCTGCTTATACCCTACGGTTGATTTTGAATCATGGACGTTGTTGTGAGGGGAGCTGGGTGGCAACAGCGGTTCCAGGGTTGCTAGCAGCAGCTAAGTCTCTGAAAGTATTTTAGTGTAGTTGTTCAAATCTCGAATAGTGTGGTATAGTAAATAAGGTTTTCCGGGGCGTAGCGCAGCTTGGTAGCGCACCACTTTGGGGTAGTGGGGGTCGTGGGTTCAAATCCCGCCGCTCCGATTCATTTTAGAAATAGGGTGAGACAGTTAGACCGATTTTTGGCATTGCTGAATCTTCGGATGAATATGAGTGGGGTGGGTATCCTGCCCCCCTGGGAATCTATTGTAACGGGCAAGAGGCCCATTCCACGGCAAGAGGCCCATTCCACAGCAAGATGCCCATTCCACGGCAAGATGCCCATTCCACGGCAAGATGCCCATTCCACAGCAAGATGCCCATTCCACAGCAAGAGGCCCATTCCACAGCAAGAGGCCCATTCCACAGCAAGATGCCCATTCCACAGCAAGAGGCCCATTCCACGGCAAGAGGCCCATTCCACGGCAAGAGGCCCATTCCACAGCAAGAGGCCCGTTCCACAGGTACGACACGTGGCGAATTTAATTATTAATGGGTCAAGGGCACTTAAAAGATGCCCATTCTACAAAATTCTTAAAATCATTTCATTATTAAGCAACGCCGTTTTTTCCACCACAGATTCCTCTAATTATCAACCCATCTACCTTCTGGCTTTCTTGTCACCTCTTCAGCGCAAATCCACATATTGACCTAAATCGTTATCCCTAAGAATCTGTCCCATTTTCTGATACTCCCGACGCATTGCTTGGATTAAATGCACCATCTCAATCACTCCCCCATCATCTGCTGCTAAAAAAGCTGCTGTCAGGGCTATGTTACGAATATTAGCCCCTGTAATCTCTAAATTTTGGGCGAGAAACTCTAAATCCAGATCGGGGCTACATGGCGCAGTTTTTGGAAAAATTCTCTGCCAAATGAGGTGACGATTCTTGGCATCCGGAAAGGGAAACTCAATAATAAATCGCAGTCGCCGCTCAAAGGCTTCGTCCATATTACTCCGGAAATTTGTGGTTAGAATTGCTATGCCCTCATACTCTTCCATTTTTTGTAGCAGATAACCCACTTCGATATTGGCATAGCGATCCCGTGCATCTTGGACTTCAGAACGTTTACCAAATAAGGCATCGGCTTCATCAAACAAAAGGATAACATTAGAATTGGTTGCTGCGGTAAAAATTCGGTTGAGGTTTTTCTCCGTCTCACCGATGTATTTACTAACAATTTGAGATAAATCAATTTTATATAGGTCTAGTTGCAGATGATGGGCAATTACTTCTGCCGCCATCGTTTTTCCTGTACCGGGAGAACCAGAAAACAGAACAGTTAGACCTTTGACTAAGGATAATTTATCCGCAAAGCCCCATTTTGTATGCACTAAATCTTGATATTCGGCTTCTTTACAAATCTGTTGTAGTTGTGTGAATTGATTTGGCTGAAGTACAATATCATCCCAAGTATATTTGGGCTCAATTTTCCGGGCAAGGGTTGCTAAATCGTGACCGGATTGAGCGCGGGCTGCACTACATAAGTTGACAAATGATGGTTGTGGTTTTTCTGGCTGTTGAGTAGAAGAATTGAGAGAAGAGTTAGTTGGGCTTGATTGCCAACGGGCCGTATTATAGGCAGTAGCCACAGCATCGGCAATTTGGTCAGGGGTAAGATGAAAGCGAGCACTCAATAGATCTAACTCTTTATCCTCAATGCTTATTTCTGCTGCTTGTAGGTGAGTTTGCCAACATTCTCGGCGTTGGCTAGACTCAGGAATTGTAAAGGGAACTGTGATTAACCCTTTTGCTCCTGTTGTTGTGGGTATCCAATTTTGTACCCCAGCGAGGATGGTTACAACCCGATTTTTTTCGAGTTCTCTGAGGAAACATTGATAGAGGATTTGATGTTCCTGGAGGTAGAGAATATCAAAGTTTTCCAGATACAGCAAACGCCTAAAAAACCAGGCTTCTCGCCACAACAGTTTGAGATTATATTCAAAGTTTGTTTTATCGTCTACCAGCTTGGCTAAATCAGCAACTAATAAGGGAACTTCCAGAGTTTTGGCAAGGGTTTGGGCAGTGCGACGTTTACCGGTGCTATCAGTTCCTTGAAAATAAAGCAGTAGGGGTTGTTGTTTTTGCCAGTCTTCTATTACTAAGGCTTGTAGTTGTTTTTGGAGATCGGCTTGGAGATATAAAGTATCAGGAAATTGGGTTATTTCTAACAGTTGACAACAGGTCGTGAGTCGGGAATCTAAGCCCGGTTGGGGCTGCAAGAGTAATCTAATGACTTGGGTGTCAAGTGTGAGATACTGAGCAAGTTGTGTTGATTCTGAAGAGAGATAAATCAAGTGGTGGTGAATTAGGGGGGCTAAGGTCGTAAAGTGTTGGCGTCGTGATAATTTTTCGGGAATTTTAGAGGTGAGCAAGTTTAAGACCAAATCCACTGTTGGCTTTTTGCTGCTCATATCATCTTGGAGATAGACATAAATCCTTTCATACTGACGATCGAGTTCTGGTGCTAAAGCGATCGCTAGTATATCTAAGTCAAAGGCGGATAAACTAAAAGTCTTTTGCAACCAGGCTAGGAGGGAATCTGCCCGAATTTGAATTGATGTTTGTTCTGATGATACCCCAGTTTTTTGCCACCATGACAGTCCCATTTCTCCTTCTGCTTTTTCGTCCTTTTCGAGCACAGAGATGGCTTGTTGGATTAGCCAATCTAATCGCTGGAGGAGAGGTTGCAACCCATTTAAGTCAGGGCTAATTTCTAGGTCTGGGGAAGTGGAGTTGATCAATATCTGTGTTTCGGCTGCGGCGGTTGCACTTACCATTTCTACAAGATCACGTTCATACTGAGGATCAGTTTCTTTGGCTCGATCTAGGGCTGCTTGAGCTTTCTCTTGTTCTGCCAACTGAAGGTAACACATCGCTTGATGATAAAATACATAAGTACCTTCGCCGTATAACAGGACGGAGTAGTCGAGAAAGTCGATCGCCGAACCATAATAGCCGATCTTATACAGCAACAGGGATAGATGCAATGGTAGATCGTTAGATTCCTGTAAGGATCACGGAGATATCTTTGCCAAAAGCTCACGAGCTTGGCTGTTAGCCGGATCGTATTTTAGGGTTGTTAGGAGTAATGACTTGGCAATTTTGTTGTGGCCAAGGAACAGATGACATAATGCCATGTTATAGGCTGTTCCCGTTGTCCATGCATAGTGTTCGACCGAGCGCTTGAAGTATTGCAGT
Coding sequences within it:
- a CDS encoding mannose-1-phosphate guanylyltransferase translates to MDNSLIPVILAGGKGERFWPLSRKHRPKQFLCLDGSGKSLLQATADRLSKLTVGPEHLWVITSAMLAEGVTQQLPSLPQKHLLAEPEGRDTAPAVAWATLEIAKAYGEDAVVGFFPADHWIEDEQGFQQTIKAAAQLAAAESSIVTLGITPQYPSTGYGYIEQGEKTGTFEGLPVYQVSRFTEKPNQETAEEFLSTGRFSWNSGMFIFRAGVVLDELRTHAPEIIAPLEEKGVAAYAELEKKSIDYALMEKTKLAYVLPASFGWDDLGDWNALERLHNGDAKNVAMANHVELDTQGAIVYSSSDDEVIVTIGLDDVVVVRDRNATLIAKKDRTQDIKKAIKVLQNKKLQEFL
- a CDS encoding LCP family protein — encoded protein: MDTGVINNASASTPQPSPQEGDTGVSYSQLDLTTDLDASVSGLRLTFAPYLRWVFWSSAFVLTAVISAALGATLALVTPLSPLIKSHSQPQNSEIPQNQPAASDHKSWRKSFPYNLSRPVNILVMGIDRVPDALPGSPEVFGGRSDTLLLLRLDPKDHSVNMLSIPRDTRIEIPGVGIVKINDANVKGGSTLTAEVVSRTLNDVPIDRYVRITTDAFRELVDLVGGLEVFVPEKMEYVDVTQKLEIDLEPGWQTLNGDQAEQFARYRKDNGDIARIQRQQILLKALRQRLVTPSVVPRLPKILRVMQQYIDTNLSLEEILALVGFGLDVGKDNIRMVLLPGRFSKADEYIASYWLMNSRGRDRVMSEYFEQEPKYKSSLKRRRSPHRVRIAIQNATDDPELGRRVARYLARNDFYNVYYVSDWPDRLSQTEIIVQQGDIKTADIVKKVLGLGRVEASSTGHIKSELTIRVGEDWLEREF
- a CDS encoding pentapeptide repeat-containing protein, which codes for MIKIVWRRLLGLILVLVMAWLWVLLSATPAYAQENTVNHALTDLSYHDYSNQNLVGGVFAGAEMRGINFQGADLSGSIFTKANLLKANLEGANLTNSLADRVFLDQAILTNAILTKAIMNSTRFYDAEITGADFTDALIDRYQAKLMCERATGVNPVTGISTRDSLGCR
- a CDS encoding GDSL-type esterase/lipase family protein; amino-acid sequence: MQTLAAPSFESFHQRQRTPLKLVVLGDSLIYGFGDPEGGGWVERLRRQWMLPDSPGHVLYNLGVRGDGVTQVHKRLEHEFRSRGELRNRVPDAIILSVGVNDSARLGRPDGKNFTNFDSFQEELANLLELAQQLCPVLFVGMVPVDESKMPFLDCFYYNHADQYYYKEATRLACLRRQIPYLDIFDLWSSRGYDWCSQHLSPDGLHPNVAGYQELLQDILLWNPLAQLNSLSLATA
- a CDS encoding DNA-directed RNA polymerase subunit omega, encoding MHKSYNFDSMDILQRTEQLVSAASNRYRITVQVASRAKRRRFEDFESLDEPSMKPVLRAIVEMSDELTQPEIIAD
- a CDS encoding DUF1818 family protein yields the protein MERVVKHGEGWRIGWDPEAPSYKGLVGGEDWAIELTESELNDFCRLLVQLAQTMSEMASELMDEEKITCEAESDWLWMEVEGYPSAYTLRLILNHGRCCEGSWVATAVPGLLAAAKSLKVF
- a CDS encoding ATP-binding protein → MLYKIGYYGSAIDFLDYSVLLYGEGTYVFYHQAMCYLQLAEQEKAQAALDRAKETDPQYERDLVEMVSATAAAETQILINSTSPDLEISPDLNGLQPLLQRLDWLIQQAISVLEKDEKAEGEMGLSWWQKTGVSSEQTSIQIRADSLLAWLQKTFSLSAFDLDILAIALAPELDRQYERIYVYLQDDMSSKKPTVDLVLNLLTSKIPEKLSRRQHFTTLAPLIHHHLIYLSSESTQLAQYLTLDTQVIRLLLQPQPGLDSRLTTCCQLLEITQFPDTLYLQADLQKQLQALVIEDWQKQQPLLLYFQGTDSTGKRRTAQTLAKTLEVPLLVADLAKLVDDKTNFEYNLKLLWREAWFFRRLLYLENFDILYLQEHQILYQCFLRELEKNRVVTILAGVQNWIPTTTGAKGLITVPFTIPESSQRRECWQTHLQAAEISIEDKELDLLSARFHLTPDQIADAVATAYNTARWQSSPTNSSLNSSTQQPEKPQPSFVNLCSAARAQSGHDLATLARKIEPKYTWDDIVLQPNQFTQLQQICKEAEYQDLVHTKWGFADKLSLVKGLTVLFSGSPGTGKTMAAEVIAHHLQLDLYKIDLSQIVSKYIGETEKNLNRIFTAATNSNVILLFDEADALFGKRSEVQDARDRYANIEVGYLLQKMEEYEGIAILTTNFRSNMDEAFERRLRFIIEFPFPDAKNRHLIWQRIFPKTAPCSPDLDLEFLAQNLEITGANIRNIALTAAFLAADDGGVIEMVHLIQAMRREYQKMGQILRDNDLGQYVDLR